The DNA sequence GCTTCGTGGCGGGCGAAACCAGCGGTCCAGTCGGAGGCGACGACGCCGCATCACCGGATCGCTATCGGCCCGGTGATGCTCTTTGTAGGCGTCGTAATCGAGCTCCAGCTTTTCGCCGGCGCCCAGCAGGCCTCCGACCACCTCCCGAGCGCTTCGCTTGCGTCGAAACGTATCCGGATCCACCGACGCCAGGATATCCACCTGCTCCCCCATCGCCGGACCACGCACCTCACTAATAGCCACGGGTGATGAGGCATCCTGGCCCCTCTCGATCCGGTCCAGCGCCTGGAGCAGCTCACTGGCGCCGGGAAGTCGTTGGTCGGGATCTTTTTCCAGCAGCGCGCGCAACAGGCCATGCAGCCGGGAATCGATCGCAGCCAGCTGGGGAAGCTCCAGCGGCTTGCGCGAGACGTGTGCGCTGATCGCATCGTCGACGCTCGCTGCTCGCACCGCCTGCTCCCCGGCTAACATCTCATAGAAGAGCAGCCCCAGCGCGTACATATCAGCGGCCGGCCCCACCGGCAGTCCTCGGGCCTGCTCCGGCGCGATGTAGCGAGGGGTCCCCACCGCGATCCCTTCACGGGTCAGATCGACAATGGACTCGTCTTCGAGTTTCGAGAGCACTTTGGCCATGCCAAAATCGAGCACTTTGACCTTGTAGCCCCCGTAGCGGGTTGGGGAGAGCATGACGTTCGCGGGCTTTAAGTCCCGATGAATCACCCCGTGCTCGTGCGCCACCTGCAGGGCCATGGCGATCTGGCGAATCACGTCGATGGCGACCTCTGCGCGCATCGGGTTGTGGTGCACCACCTTATCGAGCGTCTCCCCCTCCACGTACTCCAGCACCATGAAGATGAGCCCCTGGCCGGAGCGCCCCCAGTCGTAGAGCGAGATGATGTTGGAGTGCACCAGCGTGCGAACCACCGTCATCTCGCGCTGGAAGCGCCCGATCGCCGTCTCGGAGGCCGGGCTATCCGCCGGAGGAATCGCCTTGATGGCCACGCGCTCGCTGGTGAGCTCGTCCACCGCGCTGAAGATCATGCCGTAGGCCCCGGCGCCGACGCGTTGCCCGATTCGGTAGCGTTGCTCCAGCAGGTCACCCGGCCGGATCAATTGCTGTAGTCGTCGGTGCGGCTCGTTCATCCCATCCTCTTATCCGGCCCAGGGCAACATCGGCTCCAGCATCTCATAGATCGCGGCAATCGCTCCGGCGATCGCCCCCAGCGTCACGCGCAGCGCCATCGGGATCTGCTCCGGACTCAGCCCGAGAAACCAAAGGGTATCGCCACGCAACCCACGGGCCGCGTCACCGGGAATGAGCAGCCCCACCAGCACCAGAGCGATCGCACTGGCCGCAGCATAGCGCTTCACCCAGGGCAGCAACCAGCGGCGAGTCACATCGGAAAAATGCAGGGTATGGGAGAACGCCACCCAGATAAAACTCAGAACACAAGGTAGCGCCCCGACCACCGCCCGGGCCGACGCCCCCAGCGGTGAAGCCGCCGCCGATACCAGGGCAAACGACAGGAAGGTCAGCAGGCCCAGCGCCAGCACTCCGACCAGCGTCAGCCGCCAGTGTGCATGAGTCGCCGCCCGCTCCTGGTGCTGGCGAAGCTCGGCCACCGAAGGGTCTTTCTCACGAGCGAGCTGCCGTTGCTGCCGAGCCACCGTCCCCAGGTCCAGGTCCAGCTCCCCGGCGTTTCGAGGGCGCGCCCGGGCGACGCTGCGTTGCGGTGACGGCGCCGAAGCCCCCCGCGCGCCCAGGGCCCGTACGCTCCCCGACGAGGTGCCGGCGCCTGACCGAAGCTCCTTCTCCGAGTCTTCGGGCAGGGGCAGGTACCCCTTCCCCGAGAAGACATCCTCCGATGCATCGGAGGCTTCCGTCATCGCCCGAGGGGTCTGCGGGGCGGTCGGCTGAGCCCCCCTCTCACGCGCGCGACCGGCCAGGATGTCATCGAGTTCCTGGCGAATCTCTCCGGCGGAGGCATAGCGCCTGGAGGGATGGCGCTCGGTCGCCCGATGGATGATGGCCCGCAGCTCCTCGGGCAGCCCTTCGATGCCCTCCAGGGGAAGCGGCTCCTCGGAGAGATGAAAGCGCGCGACCTTTGCCACGCTGGACTCATCGATGCAGGGCCGGCCGGTGCACATCTCAAAGAAGATCAATCCCACGCTGTAGAGGTCACTCGCGGCGCTGACCTTCTGCCCCAGGATCTGCTCAGGGCTCATATAGCGGGGGGTGCCGATGAACTGGGTGGACTGGCGTCCCGAGCTTGTCTTGACCTTCTCTTCCGCTCGCTCCACCAGCTTAGCCACGCCGAAGTCGAGCACCTTCACCGTCAGCGCCCCGCGGGCGGTACGACCGACCATGATATTGGCCGGCTTTAAGTCACGGTGAATAATATGATGGGCGTGGGCCTCCTGCAGACTCTCCAGAATCTGGAGGCACCACTCCATGGAGCGGCGTTTGCCCAGCGCGCCGTGCTTCTCAATGACTTCATCCAGGGTGCGCCCGTCGACGTACTCCAGCACCATGTAAGGGATGCCCTCGGAGGTCTTTCCGAAGTCGAAGATCGCCACGGTATGCGGGCTCTTCAGCCGGCTGGCCAGGCGCACTTCATTCATGAAGCGCTCGGCCACCTCGGGATGAGAGGCCATCACCTCGGGACGCAAAAACTTCAGGGCCACGTCGCGATCCATCACCTCATGACGGGCGTGAATCACCGTGGCAAAACTCCCCTCCCCCAGCGGCCGCACGATGCGGTACTTGTCGTCAAAGAGCATCCCGGCGCGCAGCTCAGCGTAGGCGCGGGTCTCAGTGCCGTGGTGGGTCATGCGTCCTTCTTTTAGCACAGTCGTGCACCGTCTCAGCGCGGGTGCACCGTCTCAGCGGGCCTCATCCGGCGAGAATCTAACATCGCGCCGCCAGACGGTCCATCGCATAGACCGGGGGCTGCGAGTGGCGCAGTGTGGCGAGTGTCGCGGGACTTAAGCGTCGCGTCCGAAACATCAAAAAAGCCGGCCCCGCGCTTAAGCGCGGGGCCGGCTTCTTAAAACACACAACCGCAAGGGCAGTGTCACAGGACCTGCAAGGAGGTCGGGCGCCCGGGACGGCTTACACCAGCCCCGAGCCCGGGGCTTACATCATGCCCATGCCGCCCATGCCACCCATGCCGCCCATACCACCCATCCCGGCAGCGCCACCGTCGTCGTCGCCCGCCTTGGGCTTCTCGGCGATCATCGCCTCGGTCGTCAGCATCAGACCGGCGATGCTGGCCGCGTTCTGAAGCGCGGTGCGGGTCACCTTGACCGGATCGATGACGCCGGCTTTCACCAGGTCTTCGTACACATCGGTGCGGGCGTTGTAGCCGTAGTTGCCATCGTTATTGAGCACGTTCTGGATAACGATGGACCCTTCGACGCCGGCGTTGGCCGAAATCTGACGGATCGGCTCCTGAGCCGCGCGACGGATGATGTCGACACCGAAGGCCTGCTCATGCTCCAGCTCAAGGCCATCGAGCACCTTGGAGGCACGCAGCACAGCCACACCACCACCCGGGACGATGCCCTCTTCGACGGCAGCGCGGGTCGCGTTGAGCGCGTCTTCGACGCGAGCCTTCTTCTCCTTCATTTCGATCTCGGTCTGCGCACCGACCTTGATCACGGCCACGCCGCCCACGAGCTTAGCCAGACGCTCCTGGAGCTTCTCGCGGTCGTAGTCGCTGGTGGTCGACTCAATCTGCGCCTTGATCTGGCTGACACGACCGGTGATCGCGTCCTTGGAGCCCTGACCACCGACGATGGTGGTGGAGTCCTTGGTGATCGTGACGGTGTCGGCGGTTCCCAGGTCCTGAAGGGTGGCCGCTTCCAGCTTCATGCCGCGCTCTTCGCTGATGACGTTGCCACCGGTGAGGGTCGCGATGTCTTCGAGCATCGCCTTGCGGCGGTCACCGAAGCCCGGCGCCTTAACCGCAGCGACGTTGAGCACGCCACGCAGCTTGTTCACCACCAGGGTCGCCAGCGCTTCGCCTTCGATGTCTTCGGCGATGATCAGCAGCGGACGGTTGCCCTGACCGTGCACCTGCTCCAGCAGGGGCAGCAGGTCCTTCATCGTGCTGACCTTCTTGTCGAAGAGCAGAATGAAGGGGTTGTCAAAGGTCGCTTCCATACGCTCAGCGTCGGTCACGAAGTAGGGCGAGAGGTAGCCACGGTCGAACTGCATCCCTTCGACGAACTCCAGCTCGTCTTCCAGGCCCTTGGCTTCTTCGACGGTGATCACGCCTTCTTTGCCGACCTTTTCCATCGCTTCGGCGATCAGGTTACCGATCGACTCATCGTTGTTGGCCGAGATGGTGCCCACCTGAGCGATCTGCGAGCGCTCGCTGGTCTCGGTGGCCATGGTGTGGAGCTGCTCCACGACGGCGGCAACAGCCTTGTCGATGCCGCGCTTGATTTCCATCGGGTTGTGGCCCGCGGTCACAAGCTTGGTACCTTCACGCAGAATGGCCTGGGCCAGCACCGTGGCGGTGGTGGTCCCGTCACCGGCGGTGTCGGAGGTCTTGGAGGCGACCTCTTTGACCATCTTGGCGCCCATATCTTCGAACTTGTCCTCAAGCTCAACTTCCTTGGCCACGGTCACACCGTCTTTGGTGATCAGGGGCGCGCCGAAGCTCTTTTCGATGACCACGTTGCGGCCCTTCGGCCCCAGGGTCACGCGCACAGCGTTGGCAAGGGTGTTGACGCCGTTGAGGATGCGCTGGCGAGCGCGGGTATCAAAAATGATCTCTTTGGCCATGGTAGTTCTCCTAATTCAAGGGTCTGGGTGCTCGCTTATTAAGCGAGTCAATACAGCCGTTCAACAGCCTGAGTTCTGCAAAGGGCAGAAGGCTCAGTCGGTGATCACCGCCAGGATCTCTTCTTCACGAAGGATCAGGTGCTCTTCGCCGTTGATCGTCACATCCGTGCCGGAGTACTTGCCAAAGAGGACCTTATCGCCTTCTTTGACCTGCAGAGCCACGGGCTTACCGTCATCGCCGGGCTTGCCTTTACCGGTGGCACGCACGATCCCTTCCAGGGGCTTCTCTTTGGCGGTGTCGGGGATGATGATGCCGGTCGAGGTTTTCTCTTCACCGGCCACGCGCTGGATAAGGACGCGATCATACAGGGGCTGAATCTTCATCGCTTCACCTCGTAGAATGGGTTATGAAATAAGGTGTTTGAGTGAATCAGAGACCGGAATCGGCCTCTTAGCACTCTCGACCGGAGAGTGCTAACGCGGCATACCGTATGCGCGGCCCTAACCAAGTCAAGCAGAAAAGTTTAAGACATCCCCGAAGCCCTTACAGGATGCGGACCTGGCGCCTTTCACAATCATTGACCGTGCGCCTGCTGCTCCGATCTTCTGGCCTTGCTCCCCTGGCGAGGCAGCCCCGAACAAGCGACGAGATTCATTGTGAAAGAGACCTTCGATCCGCAGCTGCTCACCGAGCAGGCCCGTGGCGTTCGCCGCGCTGCGCGCCAGCTGGCTCGCCAGCCCGGCTCGGTGCGCGACGATGCCCTCCAGCACATGGCGCAATCCCTGCGCGCGCACACCGAAGCCATCCTCCAGGCCAACCAGGCCGACCTGGCGCGAGCTCGCCATAACGACTTAAGTGATGCCTTCATCGACCGCCTCCGCTTAACCCCGGAGCGCATCGAACAGATGGCCGCAGCCATCGACGAGGTGCGTGCCCTGGCCGACCCGGTTGGCGGCTATGATGAAATGTGGATGCGCCCCAACGGACTCCAGGTGGCCCGAAAACGCATCCCCCTGGGCGTCATCGGCATCATCTACGAGGCGCGTCCCAATGTGACCAGCGACGCCGCCGCGCTCTGCTTAAAGAGCGGCAACGGCGTGATGCTCAAAGGCGGCAGCGATGCCTACGCCTCCAACCTGGCCGTGGTCACCGCGATGCGCCAGGGGCTTCGGGCCAGCGCGCTGCCCGAGGACGCCTGCCAGGCCATTGGCTTTGTCGAGAGCCGGG is a window from the Lujinxingia litoralis genome containing:
- the groL gene encoding chaperonin GroEL (60 kDa chaperone family; promotes refolding of misfolded polypeptides especially under stressful conditions; forms two stacked rings of heptamers to form a barrel-shaped 14mer; ends can be capped by GroES; misfolded proteins enter the barrel where they are refolded when GroES binds); protein product: MAKEIIFDTRARQRILNGVNTLANAVRVTLGPKGRNVVIEKSFGAPLITKDGVTVAKEVELEDKFEDMGAKMVKEVASKTSDTAGDGTTTATVLAQAILREGTKLVTAGHNPMEIKRGIDKAVAAVVEQLHTMATETSERSQIAQVGTISANNDESIGNLIAEAMEKVGKEGVITVEEAKGLEDELEFVEGMQFDRGYLSPYFVTDAERMEATFDNPFILLFDKKVSTMKDLLPLLEQVHGQGNRPLLIIAEDIEGEALATLVVNKLRGVLNVAAVKAPGFGDRRKAMLEDIATLTGGNVISEERGMKLEAATLQDLGTADTVTITKDSTTIVGGQGSKDAITGRVSQIKAQIESTTSDYDREKLQERLAKLVGGVAVIKVGAQTEIEMKEKKARVEDALNATRAAVEEGIVPGGGVAVLRASKVLDGLELEHEQAFGVDIIRRAAQEPIRQISANAGVEGSIVIQNVLNNDGNYGYNARTDVYEDLVKAGVIDPVKVTRTALQNAASIAGLMLTTEAMIAEKPKAGDDDGGAAGMGGMGGMGGMGGMGMM
- a CDS encoding co-chaperone GroES, which produces MKIQPLYDRVLIQRVAGEEKTSTGIIIPDTAKEKPLEGIVRATGKGKPGDDGKPVALQVKEGDKVLFGKYSGTDVTINGEEHLILREEEILAVITD
- a CDS encoding serine/threonine protein kinase; its protein translation is MTHHGTETRAYAELRAGMLFDDKYRIVRPLGEGSFATVIHARHEVMDRDVALKFLRPEVMASHPEVAERFMNEVRLASRLKSPHTVAIFDFGKTSEGIPYMVLEYVDGRTLDEVIEKHGALGKRRSMEWCLQILESLQEAHAHHIIHRDLKPANIMVGRTARGALTVKVLDFGVAKLVERAEEKVKTSSGRQSTQFIGTPRYMSPEQILGQKVSAASDLYSVGLIFFEMCTGRPCIDESSVAKVARFHLSEEPLPLEGIEGLPEELRAIIHRATERHPSRRYASAGEIRQELDDILAGRARERGAQPTAPQTPRAMTEASDASEDVFSGKGYLPLPEDSEKELRSGAGTSSGSVRALGARGASAPSPQRSVARARPRNAGELDLDLGTVARQQRQLAREKDPSVAELRQHQERAATHAHWRLTLVGVLALGLLTFLSFALVSAAASPLGASARAVVGALPCVLSFIWVAFSHTLHFSDVTRRWLLPWVKRYAAASAIALVLVGLLIPGDAARGLRGDTLWFLGLSPEQIPMALRVTLGAIAGAIAAIYEMLEPMLPWAG
- a CDS encoding serine/threonine-protein kinase codes for the protein MNEPHRRLQQLIRPGDLLEQRYRIGQRVGAGAYGMIFSAVDELTSERVAIKAIPPADSPASETAIGRFQREMTVVRTLVHSNIISLYDWGRSGQGLIFMVLEYVEGETLDKVVHHNPMRAEVAIDVIRQIAMALQVAHEHGVIHRDLKPANVMLSPTRYGGYKVKVLDFGMAKVLSKLEDESIVDLTREGIAVGTPRYIAPEQARGLPVGPAADMYALGLLFYEMLAGEQAVRAASVDDAISAHVSRKPLELPQLAAIDSRLHGLLRALLEKDPDQRLPGASELLQALDRIERGQDASSPVAISEVRGPAMGEQVDILASVDPDTFRRKRSAREVVGGLLGAGEKLELDYDAYKEHHRADSDPVMRRRRLRLDRWFRPPRSIGEWAEVCLSLVVVPMAFLMIGAQASEFGYGLRLMTAASPAVLALVWSLVSTSTDWSNSLGRVAWQLALGAAVVAHLFGPVELAGEMARDPVWFVQAADPAGPLRVMGAGAAWFSQHWSALVLTVMQALPL